A single genomic interval of Desulfitibacter alkalitolerans DSM 16504 harbors:
- a CDS encoding HD domain-containing protein, with amino-acid sequence MSEKIKAILKHEEFIKRNKEIDTCEKDREFCLHNLQHFLDTSRITYILVLENNQYKKIFPGKDAGEVKELVYAAGLLHDLGRVEQYTDGTDHALVSGRIAKDIMEDVGFSPEDIKVVCQAIGEHRKYKKTNSPFGRKLYEGDKLSRQCQGCKAFDDCKIELEYKQGKQIY; translated from the coding sequence ATGTCAGAAAAGATAAAGGCCATACTTAAACATGAAGAATTTATAAAAAGAAACAAGGAGATAGATACATGCGAAAAGGATAGAGAATTCTGCCTGCATAATCTCCAGCATTTTCTTGATACTTCCAGAATAACCTACATCCTTGTCCTTGAAAATAATCAGTACAAAAAAATATTCCCAGGGAAGGATGCTGGAGAAGTCAAAGAACTGGTTTATGCAGCTGGACTTCTTCATGATCTAGGTAGGGTTGAACAATATACAGATGGAACAGACCATGCTCTAGTAAGCGGCAGGATTGCTAAAGATATTATGGAGGATGTTGGTTTTTCACCTGAAGACATAAAAGTAGTATGTCAGGCAATTGGGGAACATAGAAAGTACAAGAAGACCAATTCACCCTTTGGCAGAAAGCTGTATGAGGGGGATAAACTATCTCGACAATGTCAGGGCTGCAAAGCCTTTGATGATTGTAAAATTGAATTAGAGTATAAGCAAGGCAAACAAATTTATTAG
- a CDS encoding formate--tetrahydrofolate ligase, with the protein MSKVPSDIEIAQAAKMKHVTEIAAQLGLQEDDLELYGKYKAKVSLDVYKRLQDKPDGKLILVTAITPTPAGEGKTTTSVGLTDGLAYIGKKAMVCLREPSLGPSFGIKGGAAGGGYSQVVPMEDINLHFTGDLHAITTAHNLLAALVDNHIHHGNELGIDPRQVVYRRVVDLNDRALRQCVIALGGKANGMPRESGFDITVASEVMAILCLASDLTDLKERFKRIVVGYNFNGEPVTAGDLKAEGSMGLLMKDAIKPNLVQTVANTPAFIHGGPFANIAHGCNSVTATKLALKLADYVVTEAGFGADLGAEKFFDLKCRFAGLKPDAAVIVATVRALKMHGGVPKTELGQVNMDALAKGFANLEKHIENVKKFGVPAVVAVNRFPTDTEEEFKFVIERCQAAGAEVALSEVWAKGGEGGAELARKVIETIETKPSNFKPIYELNTTLKEKLETIAKEIYGADGVVFTDTAEKSIAMYEKQGYGELPVCVAKTQYSFSDDLTKYGRPTGFKITVREVRLSAGAGFFVCIAGAIMTMPGLPKRPAAEVIDVDESGKITGLF; encoded by the coding sequence ATGAGCAAGGTACCAAGCGATATTGAAATCGCCCAGGCGGCGAAAATGAAGCATGTAACTGAGATTGCAGCACAGTTAGGACTACAGGAGGATGATTTAGAATTATACGGCAAGTATAAAGCAAAGGTTTCTTTAGACGTATATAAAAGACTTCAGGACAAGCCAGATGGAAAGCTTATCTTAGTAACTGCCATTACACCGACACCAGCTGGTGAAGGTAAAACCACGACAAGTGTTGGTTTGACTGATGGTCTTGCATACATAGGTAAAAAAGCAATGGTGTGTTTGAGAGAGCCATCCCTTGGCCCAAGCTTTGGTATTAAGGGAGGAGCTGCAGGTGGCGGATATTCGCAGGTTGTTCCAATGGAAGACATTAACCTTCACTTTACAGGTGACCTTCATGCTATTACTACTGCACACAACCTATTAGCTGCACTGGTTGACAATCATATCCACCATGGCAATGAGTTGGGAATCGACCCAAGACAGGTTGTTTACCGCAGAGTAGTTGACTTAAATGATAGAGCTTTAAGGCAGTGCGTAATTGCTTTAGGTGGAAAAGCCAATGGTATGCCTAGAGAAAGCGGCTTTGATATTACCGTTGCTTCAGAGGTAATGGCCATTTTATGTCTTGCTTCTGATTTAACTGACCTGAAGGAACGCTTCAAGAGAATAGTAGTTGGTTACAATTTTAATGGAGAACCAGTGACAGCTGGGGATTTAAAAGCTGAAGGTTCAATGGGTCTATTAATGAAGGATGCTATCAAGCCTAACCTGGTACAGACAGTTGCTAATACACCTGCCTTTATTCATGGTGGTCCCTTTGCAAATATTGCCCATGGATGTAACTCAGTAACAGCTACCAAGCTTGCATTAAAGCTTGCTGATTATGTTGTAACAGAAGCTGGATTCGGTGCGGACCTTGGTGCTGAAAAATTCTTTGATTTGAAGTGTAGATTTGCAGGACTTAAGCCTGATGCAGCAGTTATTGTTGCAACTGTTAGAGCACTCAAGATGCATGGCGGAGTGCCAAAGACTGAACTAGGTCAGGTTAATATGGATGCTTTGGCTAAAGGCTTTGCAAATCTAGAAAAGCATATTGAAAATGTTAAAAAGTTTGGCGTACCAGCAGTAGTTGCTGTTAACAGATTCCCAACAGATACTGAAGAAGAATTCAAGTTTGTAATTGAACGCTGTCAGGCAGCAGGAGCAGAAGTTGCCTTATCTGAAGTTTGGGCTAAAGGTGGAGAAGGTGGAGCTGAATTAGCCAGAAAGGTTATTGAAACCATTGAAACCAAGCCATCTAACTTCAAACCTATTTATGAATTAAACACCACTTTAAAAGAAAAACTTGAGACCATTGCCAAGGAAATCTATGGTGCTGATGGAGTAGTATTCACAGATACAGCTGAAAAATCAATTGCCATGTATGAAAAGCAGGGCTATGGCGAGCTGCCAGTATGTGTTGCTAAAACACAATACTCCTTCTCTGATGACCTTACCAAGTATGGTAGACCAACTGGCTTCAAAATTACCGTAAGAGAAGTTAGATTATCAGCAGGTGCTGGCTTCTTTGTATGTATTGCAGGTGCAATAATGACAATGCCTGGTCTGCCAAAGAGACCGGCTGCAGAAGTAATTGATGTTGATGAAAGCGGCAAAATTACAGGTTTGTTTTAA
- the folP gene encoding dihydropteroate synthase, producing MFNLRMINFKAVDQVEKYLLEMGVDIHGVKIMAPKALFQCIQLDEVPIKIAHILKQEMLSIGGEAAVARGVVDSSVALTSVLLMGTHRDYKKLIKKLKMQPFKLPELARHIGVLIQNTQNQLEPLKVGQYTLPIDERTIVMGILNLTPDSFSDGGKFFDAGRAVDHALKMVEEGADIIDVGAESTRPGHTPVEAEEELQRLIPVLERLLKEVHVPISVDTYKAATAQKVLDMGVHIINDIWGLQRDYGLADVAAAYGAPVIIMHNQNGTEYDNFMGEVIAFLRKSIQIAEAAGIASDKIIIDPGIGFGKTLEHNLEIMDRLDELKTLGKTILLGTSRKSMIGRVLDLPVEERVEGTAATVALGIARGASIIRIHDVKEMVRVCKMMDAMVRR from the coding sequence ATGTTTAATCTAAGAATGATTAATTTTAAGGCAGTAGATCAAGTTGAGAAATACCTTTTGGAAATGGGTGTAGATATCCATGGTGTAAAAATAATGGCGCCAAAGGCATTATTCCAATGTATCCAGCTTGATGAGGTACCCATTAAAATAGCCCATATACTAAAGCAGGAGATGCTGTCAATTGGTGGGGAAGCAGCAGTTGCCAGGGGAGTTGTGGACAGCTCAGTTGCCCTTACCTCGGTGCTGCTTATGGGAACCCATAGGGACTATAAGAAGCTGATAAAAAAACTTAAAATGCAGCCCTTTAAACTGCCTGAGCTAGCCAGACATATAGGGGTATTAATTCAAAACACCCAAAACCAGCTTGAACCGTTGAAGGTTGGACAATATACCTTGCCAATAGATGAGAGAACAATAGTCATGGGTATTTTAAACCTTACCCCCGATTCCTTTTCAGATGGGGGCAAGTTTTTTGATGCAGGCAGAGCTGTGGACCATGCTTTAAAAATGGTAGAAGAAGGGGCAGATATTATAGATGTTGGGGCTGAGTCAACTCGTCCTGGTCATACTCCAGTTGAAGCAGAAGAAGAACTCCAGAGATTAATACCAGTATTGGAAAGATTGTTAAAAGAGGTTCATGTACCAATTTCAGTTGACACATACAAGGCAGCTACAGCACAGAAGGTGCTTGACATGGGAGTGCATATAATAAATGATATATGGGGTCTCCAAAGGGATTATGGGCTGGCTGATGTAGCTGCAGCTTATGGAGCTCCTGTGATTATCATGCATAACCAAAACGGTACAGAATATGACAATTTCATGGGAGAGGTTATTGCCTTTCTAAGAAAAAGCATACAGATTGCTGAAGCTGCAGGTATTGCTTCAGACAAAATAATAATTGATCCAGGAATAGGCTTTGGAAAAACCTTGGAGCATAATCTGGAAATTATGGACAGGCTTGATGAGCTAAAAACCCTGGGTAAGACAATTCTTCTAGGGACTTCAAGGAAATCAATGATAGGCAGGGTCTTGGATTTGCCTGTAGAAGAAAGAGTAGAGGGAACGGCTGCTACAGTAGCACTAGGAATTGCCAGGGGGGCAAGTATTATCAGAATACATGACGTAAAAGAAATGGTCAGGGTTTGCAAAATGATGGATGCCATGGTCAGGAGGTAG
- the tilS gene encoding tRNA lysidine(34) synthetase TilS, whose protein sequence is MITFVEKTIAKYDLLQKNDRVLVAVSGGADSLALLHCLYTLKNRFGLTLFVAHLNHMFRGAEADRDAEYVKGFADKLGLKSVIERINVPEILAQNSFSPQEGARIVRYDFLIKTAEALSCNKIALGHHKDDQAETILLNLFKGAGLDGLKGIAPKRDPFVRPLIEIKKETLEKYCEENKLTFFEDGSNFKDVYLRNKIRNRLMPILKNEFNSKIVDVLSNTADILREENAYLDSMAEKCENQCRVFVNPDLKKGEWLTKPFIGLPIALQRRVIRQIYALLKRNNYNLSFFHVEVVRSLISQNVSGSSTELPGQLVVIYSYDRLKIMPKEAYYSQEGINYSYELSIPGTLFIGEINASIEARCLSPSETIERLELKAANEAVVAIEPDDILIIRNRRPGDRIMPVGMSGTKKLKDLFIDEKVEKIERDRVPVILSKNSGKVIWVAGLRISEEFRNTLDKNSVLLRFVKEE, encoded by the coding sequence ATGATTACTTTTGTAGAAAAAACAATTGCAAAATACGATCTACTGCAAAAAAATGATAGAGTTTTAGTAGCAGTTTCAGGGGGGGCAGATTCACTGGCCCTGCTTCATTGTTTATATACACTTAAAAATAGGTTTGGCTTGACTTTATTTGTAGCACATTTAAACCATATGTTCAGGGGTGCTGAAGCAGATCGGGATGCGGAGTATGTGAAAGGCTTTGCAGATAAGCTTGGACTTAAATCTGTTATAGAAAGGATTAATGTTCCTGAAATCCTGGCTCAAAACAGCTTTTCACCACAAGAAGGTGCCAGGATAGTTAGGTATGATTTTTTAATAAAAACTGCAGAAGCATTATCCTGCAATAAAATAGCCTTAGGCCACCATAAGGATGATCAAGCCGAAACAATACTCCTCAACCTTTTTAAAGGGGCTGGATTAGATGGTTTAAAAGGTATTGCTCCCAAAAGGGACCCATTTGTAAGACCGTTAATAGAGATTAAAAAAGAAACATTGGAGAAATACTGTGAAGAGAATAAGCTAACCTTTTTTGAGGATGGGTCAAATTTTAAAGACGTTTATCTAAGAAACAAAATAAGAAACAGGCTTATGCCTATTCTAAAAAATGAGTTTAATTCAAAAATAGTTGATGTTCTTTCGAATACTGCAGATATACTAAGGGAAGAAAATGCATATCTAGATTCAATGGCTGAAAAATGTGAAAATCAGTGCCGGGTGTTTGTAAACCCGGATCTAAAAAAAGGGGAATGGTTGACCAAACCTTTTATAGGGCTGCCTATTGCCCTGCAAAGGAGAGTTATAAGGCAGATATATGCTTTATTAAAGAGAAACAATTATAACCTATCTTTTTTTCATGTAGAAGTTGTAAGAAGCTTGATATCCCAGAATGTATCAGGAAGCAGCACAGAATTACCGGGTCAATTGGTGGTTATTTATAGCTATGATAGGCTTAAAATAATGCCTAAAGAGGCATATTATTCACAGGAAGGTATTAATTACAGTTATGAGCTGTCTATTCCGGGCACCCTATTTATTGGGGAGATTAATGCTTCAATAGAAGCTAGATGCTTAAGTCCATCAGAAACCATAGAAAGACTGGAACTAAAAGCTGCAAACGAAGCAGTAGTAGCTATAGAGCCAGATGATATTTTAATTATTAGAAATAGAAGGCCTGGGGACAGAATAATGCCTGTTGGCATGTCAGGGACTAAAAAGCTTAAGGACCTATTCATTGATGAAAAGGTTGAGAAGATAGAAAGAGACAGGGTGCCGGTTATCCTCAGCAAAAATTCAGGAAAAGTTATTTGGGTAGCTGGTTTAAGAATATCAGAGGAATTTAGGAATACATTAGATAAAAATAGTGTTTTATTGAGATTTGTTAAGGAAGAATAA
- the ndk gene encoding nucleoside-diphosphate kinase, producing the protein MEQTYIMIKPDGVQRNLIGEIVSKIEKKGYKIAAMKMIRISRETAEIHYGEHKGKPFFGGLVDFITSGPVVAMVVEGDDAVAGMRKMMGATNPLNAEFGTIRGDYGISVGRNIIHGSDSIESAKREIGIFFKNEEICSYERSLDSWIYEN; encoded by the coding sequence TTGGAGCAAACATATATTATGATCAAGCCTGATGGAGTTCAGAGAAACCTAATTGGAGAGATTGTTTCTAAAATAGAGAAAAAAGGCTATAAAATTGCAGCCATGAAAATGATTAGGATTTCTAGAGAAACTGCAGAAATACACTACGGAGAACATAAAGGAAAACCCTTTTTTGGCGGATTGGTTGACTTTATTACATCTGGCCCTGTAGTTGCAATGGTTGTAGAAGGTGATGATGCAGTTGCCGGAATGAGAAAGATGATGGGTGCAACTAATCCTTTAAATGCAGAGTTTGGCACCATACGTGGTGATTATGGTATTAGTGTGGGTCGAAACATTATTCATGGTTCAGACTCCATAGAAAGTGCCAAAAGAGAAATAGGCATATTTTTTAAGAATGAAGAAATATGCAGCTACGAAAGAAGTTTAGATAGCTGGATATACGAAAACTAA
- the ftsH gene encoding ATP-dependent zinc metalloprotease FtsH: MNRIFKNLAIYLLIVLIAVSVIRLTTPTGEQPRELTLTALMADIAQGKIRSADVTLREDIYIITGELKTGEPFTSNIPPNPELLQRMVDMGIEVTSIPKPEPAWWTGLLGTFLPILLIVGLILFMMQQTQGGGNRVMQFGKSKARLQTGEKSKVTFADVAGVDEVREELEEVVEFLKHPRKFNEIGAKIPKGVLLFGPPGTGKTLLARAVAGEAGVPFFSISGSDFVEMFVGVGASRVRDLFENAKKNAPCIVFIDEIDAVGRQRGAGLGGGHDEREQTLNQLLVEMDGFETNEGIIIIAATNRPDILDPALLRPGRFDRQITVDVPDVKGREEILKVHVKNRPLADGVDLNVLARRTPGFTGADLQNLVNEAALLAARYGRKKIGMDELEASIERVIAGPEKKSRVISDYEKKLVAYHEAGHALMGHYLKHTDPLHKVSIIPRGRAGGYTLLLPKEDRRYMTKSQILDMVAMLLGGRVAEDIVLKEISTGAQNDLERASELVRKIITEYGMSQELGPLTFGRRQEQVFLGRDISRDRNYSEAVAFSIDKEARRIMDESYNRAKQILMDNMDKLHLVAQTLMEKETLEANEFETLINSMDEGLSPQEARNKLDEMMAKDSQNKNKQNEETKETKETKGIKEPTDERKDFQDTPPPEGGGNPRITFKYLK, translated from the coding sequence TTGAATCGAATATTTAAGAATTTAGCAATTTATCTTTTAATTGTTCTCATTGCAGTATCCGTTATAAGATTGACTACTCCTACTGGGGAACAGCCCAGAGAGCTTACATTAACGGCTCTAATGGCTGATATTGCTCAGGGTAAAATCAGATCAGCTGATGTAACCTTGCGGGAGGATATATATATTATAACTGGTGAACTTAAAACTGGAGAACCATTTACATCCAATATTCCTCCAAATCCTGAACTGCTGCAAAGGATGGTTGACATGGGCATAGAAGTTACGTCTATTCCAAAACCAGAGCCTGCCTGGTGGACCGGTCTTTTAGGGACTTTTTTGCCAATCTTGTTGATTGTTGGTTTAATTCTATTTATGATGCAGCAAACCCAGGGTGGAGGCAACAGGGTCATGCAGTTTGGTAAAAGCAAGGCCAGGCTGCAAACTGGAGAAAAATCTAAGGTTACCTTTGCAGATGTGGCAGGAGTTGATGAAGTAAGGGAAGAATTGGAAGAGGTTGTGGAATTTCTAAAGCATCCTAGAAAATTCAACGAAATAGGGGCTAAAATTCCCAAGGGCGTGCTTTTATTTGGGCCTCCCGGTACTGGGAAAACTTTGCTTGCCAGGGCCGTGGCCGGTGAAGCAGGGGTTCCCTTTTTCAGCATAAGTGGTTCGGATTTTGTGGAGATGTTTGTAGGTGTTGGTGCATCTAGAGTTAGGGACCTTTTTGAGAATGCAAAAAAGAATGCTCCCTGTATAGTGTTCATTGATGAAATAGATGCTGTTGGTAGACAAAGGGGTGCTGGCCTTGGTGGGGGCCATGATGAAAGAGAGCAGACTCTAAACCAGCTCCTTGTTGAAATGGATGGTTTTGAAACAAATGAAGGTATAATCATTATAGCTGCCACCAACAGACCTGATATTCTCGATCCGGCATTGTTGCGTCCAGGGCGATTTGATAGACAAATTACTGTTGATGTTCCCGATGTTAAGGGCAGAGAAGAAATACTTAAGGTGCATGTAAAAAACAGGCCTCTTGCAGATGGCGTTGATTTAAATGTTTTGGCAAGAAGAACCCCGGGCTTTACAGGGGCTGATTTGCAAAACCTTGTTAATGAGGCTGCCCTGCTTGCGGCCCGATACGGGCGCAAAAAAATAGGAATGGATGAGCTTGAAGCCTCCATTGAAAGGGTTATTGCAGGGCCAGAGAAGAAATCCAGGGTAATTAGTGACTACGAAAAGAAGCTGGTGGCATACCACGAGGCTGGTCATGCATTAATGGGCCATTACTTGAAACACACAGACCCTCTCCATAAGGTCTCTATAATTCCCCGGGGAAGAGCAGGGGGATATACACTGCTGTTGCCTAAAGAGGATCGTAGATACATGACTAAATCACAAATATTAGACATGGTTGCCATGCTTTTAGGTGGCAGGGTTGCAGAAGATATTGTCTTAAAGGAAATTAGTACAGGTGCTCAAAATGATCTTGAAAGAGCCAGTGAGCTTGTAAGAAAAATAATTACTGAGTATGGTATGAGCCAGGAGCTGGGACCACTGACCTTTGGAAGGCGGCAGGAGCAGGTTTTCCTGGGTAGAGATATTTCTAGAGACAGAAACTATAGTGAGGCGGTTGCCTTTTCAATTGATAAAGAAGCCAGGCGTATCATGGATGAATCTTACAATCGTGCCAAGCAAATATTAATGGACAATATGGATAAACTGCATCTGGTGGCCCAAACATTAATGGAAAAAGAGACCTTGGAAGCAAATGAGTTTGAAACACTCATAAACAGTATGGATGAAGGTTTATCGCCCCAAGAAGCACGAAATAAGCTGGATGAAATGATGGCAAAAGATTCTCAAAATAAAAATAAACAAAATGAAGAAACCAAAGAAACCAAAGAAACCAAAGGTATTAAAGAACCAACCGATGAACGTAAAGACTTTCAAGACACTCCCCCGCCCGAAGGAGGAGGGAATCCTAGAATAACCTTTAAATATTTAAAATAG